The Pirellulales bacterium genome has a window encoding:
- a CDS encoding FliA/WhiG family RNA polymerase sigma factor: MTTLLAVGRIRTHVEEDIQEVWKAFKADPENEPLRNRLIEQYLPLVKYNGERIWSRLPEGVELDDLVSAGVFGLMDAIDAFDMSRGVKFETYCVPRIRGAMLDELRSMDWVPRLVRSKSSKLNEGIKTLEAKLGRQPSEVELAEHMQLSVPELEKMIMDASAVNLISLNKKWYETDSYKDVREIDILEDKKGEDPTRRIQKTDLMRLVTKGLNRNERLIIILYYYEELTMKEIGATLDLSESRVSQMHSSIVQRLQNQLGRRRPEFGG; encoded by the coding sequence ATGACGACGCTGCTCGCTGTCGGTCGAATTCGTACGCACGTCGAAGAAGACATTCAAGAAGTCTGGAAGGCCTTCAAGGCCGACCCAGAAAACGAGCCGCTGCGTAATCGACTCATCGAGCAGTATCTGCCGCTGGTCAAGTACAACGGCGAACGCATCTGGTCGCGCCTGCCCGAAGGGGTGGAGCTGGACGACCTGGTGTCGGCCGGCGTGTTTGGCCTGATGGACGCGATCGACGCCTTCGACATGTCGCGCGGCGTGAAGTTCGAAACCTACTGCGTGCCGCGCATTCGCGGAGCCATGCTCGACGAGTTGCGCAGCATGGACTGGGTGCCGCGACTGGTGCGTTCGAAGTCGAGCAAGCTCAACGAAGGCATCAAAACGCTGGAAGCCAAGCTGGGCCGCCAGCCCAGCGAGGTCGAACTGGCCGAACACATGCAGTTGAGCGTGCCCGAACTGGAAAAGATGATCATGGACGCCAGCGCGGTGAACCTGATCAGCTTGAACAAAAAGTGGTACGAGACCGACAGCTACAAGGACGTTCGCGAGATCGACATTCTGGAGGACAAGAAGGGGGAAGACCCCACGCGCCGCATCCAGAAGACCGATCTGATGCGGCTGGTGACCAAGGGGCTCAACCGCAACGAGCGGCTCATCATCATCCTCTACTACTACGAAGAGCTGACGATGAAGGAAATTGGCGCCACGCTCGACCTGTCGGAAAGTCGCGTGAGCCAAATGCACAGCTCAATCGTGCAGCGACTGCAAAACCAACTCGGCCGCCGCCGCCCCGAGTTCGGCGGCTGA
- a CDS encoding DinB family protein — translation MNARDALKLSIDMGQTVAMGYVDDLTDADLLRRPTPGCNHINWQLGHCISSEQQMIEAVAPGAMPPLPAGFAEKYTKETATIDDPAKFSNKAELLATAKAVRAATLAALAKTQDADFDKPTGMAYAPSVGAVFELQGSHWLMHAGQWAVVRRQLGKPPLF, via the coding sequence ATGAACGCGCGCGACGCCTTGAAACTTTCGATCGACATGGGACAGACAGTGGCGATGGGCTACGTCGACGACCTGACCGACGCCGACTTGTTGCGCCGCCCGACGCCTGGCTGCAACCACATCAACTGGCAGCTAGGGCATTGCATCAGCAGCGAGCAGCAGATGATTGAAGCGGTCGCGCCCGGCGCGATGCCGCCGTTGCCGGCGGGCTTTGCGGAGAAGTACACCAAGGAAACCGCCACGATCGACGACCCGGCGAAGTTCTCCAACAAGGCCGAGCTATTGGCGACGGCCAAGGCGGTGCGGGCAGCCACGCTCGCCGCGCTGGCCAAGACGCAAGACGCCGATTTCGACAAGCCGACCGGCATGGCCTACGCGCCGAGCGTGGGCGCCGTGTTCGAGTTGCAAGGCAGCCACTGGCTGATGCACGCCGGGCAGTGGGCGGTGGTGCGGCGGCAGTTGGGCAAGCCGCCGCTGTTTTGA
- the eda gene encoding bifunctional 4-hydroxy-2-oxoglutarate aldolase/2-dehydro-3-deoxy-phosphogluconate aldolase: protein MSREVLLQRVLDLGVVAILRADSGARLADVAEALVAGGIDVIEVTFTVPQAHRVLETVAARLGARALLGAGTVLDTETARIAILSGAEFLVTPVVRPAVIELCRRYSKPVMPGAFTPTEVLTAWEAGADIVKIFPSEVVGPAYLKALKGPLPQVRMMPTGGVSVENVHTYFEAGAAAVGVGGLLASAQLIAAGDLKTIENNARRLAEAVRACRGK from the coding sequence ATGTCGCGAGAAGTGCTACTGCAGCGCGTGCTAGACCTGGGCGTGGTCGCCATCCTCAGGGCCGATAGCGGCGCGCGACTGGCCGACGTGGCCGAGGCGCTAGTGGCCGGCGGCATCGACGTAATCGAAGTCACCTTCACCGTGCCGCAAGCGCATCGCGTGCTGGAAACCGTCGCCGCGCGGCTCGGCGCGCGCGCTCTCTTGGGCGCCGGCACCGTGCTCGACACCGAGACCGCTCGCATCGCCATCTTGTCGGGCGCCGAGTTTCTCGTCACGCCGGTGGTGCGGCCGGCGGTGATCGAACTGTGTCGCCGCTACTCCAAGCCGGTGATGCCCGGCGCCTTCACCCCGACCGAAGTGCTCACCGCTTGGGAGGCGGGCGCCGACATCGTGAAGATCTTTCCCAGCGAAGTCGTGGGCCCCGCCTATCTCAAGGCGCTCAAAGGCCCGCTGCCGCAGGTGCGCATGATGCCCACCGGCGGCGTCAGCGTGGAGAACGTGCATACCTACTTCGAGGCGGGCGCCGCGGCGGTCGGCGTCGGCGGCCTGTTGGCCAGCGCCCAACTCATCGCGGCCGGCGACCTGAAGACCATCGAGAACAACGCACGCCGTTTGGCCGAGGCCGTGCGCGCCTGCCGTGGCAAGTGA